From the Triticum urartu cultivar G1812 chromosome 4, Tu2.1, whole genome shotgun sequence genome, the window cgggatcacatcattaggagaatgatgtgatggacaagacccaatcctaagcatagcacaatatcgtgtagttcgtttgctagagcttttccaatgtcaagtatcatttccttagaccataagatcgtgtaactcccggatgccataggagtgctttgggtgtaccaaacttcacaacgtaactgggtgactataaaggtatactacaggtatccccgaaagtatctgttgggttgacacggatcgagactaggatttgtcactccgtatgacgaagaggtatcgctgggcccactcggtaatgcatcatcacaatgagctcaatgtgaccaagtttttggtcacgggatcatgcattacggtacgagtaaagtgacttgccggtaacgatattgaacgaggtattgggataccgacgatcgaatctcaggcaagtaacgtaccgattgacaaagggaattgaacacgggattgattgaatccttgacatcgtggttcatccgatgagatcatcatggaacatgtgggagctaacatgggtatccagatcccgttgttggttattgaccggagagtcgtctcggtcatgtctgcatgtctcccacacccgtagggtctacacacttaaggttcggtgacactagggttgtagagatattagtatgcggtaacccgaaagttgttcagagtcccggatgagatcccggacgtcacgaggagttccgtaacggtccggaggtgaagatttatatataggaagtccagtttcggccatcgggaaagtttcaagggtaatcggtattgtaccgggaccactggaagggtcctgggggtctaccgggtggggccacctatcccggagggccccatgggctgaagtgggaggggaaccagcccctggtgggctggtgcgccccccatgggcctccccctgcgcctagggttggaaaccctaggggtggggggcgccccacctgacttggggggcaagtccccccttggctgccgcgccccttggagattggatctcctagggctggcgccccccttaggggtcctatatatagtggggggagggagggtagccgcacccaagcccttggcgcctccctctcccctcgtaacacctctctctctctctctctcgttggagcttggcgaagccctgccgagatcaccgctgcttccaccaccacgccgtcgtgctgctggatctccatcaacctctccttccccttgatggatcaagaaggaggagacgtcttcccaaccgtacgtgtgttgaacgcggaggtgccgtccgttcggcacttggtcatcggtgatttggatcacgacgagtacgactccatcaaccctgttctcttgaacgcttccgcttgcgatctacaagggtatgtagatgcaatcccctttccctcgttgctagatgactccatagattgatcttggtgatgcgtagaaaattttaaaattctgctacgttccccaacagaaccaccccgattgccacccctttatggtctccacgaaggagccctcgagccatgtaacgttgtgcatttttcccaccatggctccgtcgcattccgcttgttggacacctactaccttcggcttgatattgaaggtcttccgccacaggccgaagtggggccggatgcgtaggaaagcctcgcacacgacgatgaacgccgagatgttgaggatgaaattcggggccagatcatgaaagtccaacccataatagaacataaggccgcggatgaagtgggggaggaaaaccacccttttgtgaggttccggggtagggacgatctaccccgcggctggcagccggtgcgcgatatccgcggctaagtatccggccccatGTTGTTTTTTGATGTGTcgctccgtgacggaggagaccatccacttgcctcccgctccggacatgtttggagagagttggggagaaggatgtggacttgggcgctggagctcgagtgcgcgagaatggatgagcaaggaggaagaaggcgtgggtagaaaaaggtgaaaccttatccctttataagggaagacaaaactatgcgcccccaccagcctggtaaaactcgcttatcccccaagcgccgtaattgatggcgcggttgggttacccacgtccgtattgatgggaatcccgtaataaggggatacgatctctgcttcgacaagacgtgccaaggaaaccgcctcgcgaaacacgctgagataggttatgaaaaatgattcgaataaagacctggctgtggtgtgatgtcacgctacggggtacgtcagcagattagatttgtggaaatattattccctctacggtggaatgtggaatttgttttgcagagccggacacgatcctcgtgttcaaaatcttctatgaagtattcggaggaggaacccgccttgcaatgccgaaaacaatctgcgcgccggactcatcgtcattgaagtctagttcaggggctactgagggagtcctggattagggggtatccggacagccggactatatcctttggccggactgttggactatgaagatacaagattgaagacttcgtcccgtgtctggatgggactctccttggcgtggaaggcaagcttggcaatacggatatgtggatctccttccttgtaaccgacgctgtgtaaccctagccccctccggtgtctatataaccggagggttttaatccgtaggacaacatacaatcataccataggctagcttctaggggttagcctctctgatctcgtggtagatcaactcttgtactactcatatcatcaagaacaatcaagcaggaggtagggttttacctccatcaagagggcccgaacctgggtaaacatcgtgtcccctgcctcctgttaccacccgcctagacgcacaattcgggaccccctacccgagatccgccggttttgacaccgacaatgcatataagagatcaaaccCCAAATAACTTTTatggataaaatagatctgatcataaacgcAAAGTttatcggatcccaacaaacacaccgcaaaaagagttacatcaaatacatcaccaagagaccattgtattgagaatcaaaaagagagaagaagccatctagctactgcctacagACCCGTAGGCCTACAATGAaatactcacgcatcatcggagaggcaccaatgaggatgatgaacccctccgtgatggtgtctagattggatctcgtggttctggaacttgtggcggctggaattgtgtttttgtcgactcccctagggtttctggaatatttgagaatttatagggcgaagaggcgatgcgggaggccaccgaggtgggcacaacccaccagggcgcgctgggcccctaggcgcacccaggtgggttgtgcccccctcggggcacccctttGGTACTTCTTTGACCCATCTTGTGTCTTCTAGCccagaaaaaaatctccaaaaagtttcactgcgtttggactccgtttggtattggttttctgcgaagtaaaaaacaagcaaaaacaacaactggcattgggcactatgtcaatatgttagtacaaaaaatgatataaagtttctataaaatgattgtaaaacatccaagaatgataatataacagcacggaacaataaaaaattatagatacattggagaggTATCAACATGcagtcaatatcgcctcccccaccatgccttgaagagacccgatgtgtctaacattGTGTTAGCCAAATTAattagagtacggttctttctttcggaTACCCCATTTGACTAACGTGgatagggaggcgtcctctcatggactataccatgttccgcacaaaaagaatcaaattcattggaaaaatactctccaccatgatcggacctaagcctcttgattttaCGATCAAGTTGCCTTTCtacttcagctttatagatcttgaaaaagttcaaagcctcatcttttgatcTCAAAAGATACACTTgacagtatctagtggagtcataAATTAACATAgatcatgaaatatttcttttcAACTTTTGTCAAAACACTATTCATTTCACAAAGATCTGAATATATGAGTTcaagtggtgcaagatttcttgTTTCTGCATTCGtatgagacttacgaggttgtTTAGCTTGCACAAAAAattgacacttagatcccttaaCAAGGGTGAAattagggattaagttcaacttggctaaccgcgtcatgcaaccaaagttaacaggACTGGGACGTGAATGACAGACATTTGATTCACTATTtttgcaaatatgattaacaactttattacAAACATCTAACAAAGATAGTTTGAACAAGCCTCCTGATTCATAACCTTTACCAGCAAAAGTTCCATACTTGGAGACTAAAAATTTAATggactcaaagacaagcttgtagccatctctacagAGAAGAGAcccgctaacaagatttttattgacggagggaacataatgcacgttcttcagccgcacgatcttccccgaagtaaacttcagattgACCATGCCAACACCACTAACAGAAGCACCTGAACCGTTGCCCATCATCATGATGGAAGTCACTGCGGTCTGATAAGAAGAAAACATGGAAATGTCACCGCATACATGTAtattagcacccgtgtcaatcaaccaatctggagaatgacatactgaagaaatagtgggaaatataccataccaaACATCCTTCATGTCCATGACCCCAATGACAACATTAGTGGTGTTGCCGCCTTTCCCATGTTGACGCTTGTCATAACggttagggcaactaggagcccaatgattaGGATCTCCGCACACGTGACAAACTCATTTCTTcttgtcagtcttcttcttgaagttggtgtGCTGCgaagccttgttcttcccatcaaacttccctttaccatcaaacttgcccttgttcctGAACTTGTGGGGTTGGAAGTTTCTCTTCTGTACCATATCCACACAAGaacctccctcaatacctcgagcaaGTATGTATTTttctctcgccttttcttccacatcaagagtaccaatgagatctggaatggaaaactcctgcctcttgTGCTTCAgaaaggtagcaaagttcctccacgagagaggaagcttagtgatgatgcCTCTGGCAACAAACTTGTTCGGTAACATACAattgaagtgctcaagttctctagcaaatgaccgTATCTCATGAGCTTTCTTAGCCACGGAGcactcatcagtcatcttgtaatCATAGGATTGTTCCATGATATACAACTTagtgccagcatccgagaccccaaacttggcctcgaccgtgtcccacatatcttttccattatcaattgacgcataagcatccactatgttctcaccaagaacactcaagagagcatcCTTAAACAAGGTATCAGTTTTCTGAAAAGCTTGTTCATGCTGAGGATTAAGAACTCTTCAGGTTTGCcaagagtggcgtcatagcagctcatggtttgaaaccatagaACGGCTCTCAcacgccacctcttatagtgcACACCCTCAAACATAagaggtctcatggaagcagcaaaaccactcagggtaattgcctataataaggaggtttttggattgttagaaatatgagcaatttaccataTGATTTTATTAACAACTATAGTAGATAAAACATGACTATTATAGTAGAGATGAAACAAGTCATGTAATCTAGCAGAGTGAAGGCAAACAACATCTGCACATGTGAATTAGAACAGAACATATGTAGAACAGAGGCTAGAACAAGAAACTGTGGCAGGATCTTAAACAGAAAGAACACGAAGACCTGCGGAGCAGTGGCAGAAGCACTGGTCTTGGGGTCAATGTCCTTGCCGTCTATGTCGTGGAAGAGGTTGTCGACGTCGAGGAAGAAGTCATCGTTGGAGAAGTGGTCGTCGGCGTCCGGGGCGTCCGTGATGAATAGGGTCAGTAGTCGCGCGGGACGCTCCTCAAAAatcttatcacccttctcccatGCATGAGTCAAAGAGGTGGGGTTTCGGAGGCCTATTGTTCCAACCTGCACCATGTTCATATTCAATCCCCACTACAGTAAAACTTTTCAGCTCCTGTGTGACCTTTCGTATATGTCGTGCGTGGCGAAAATTTAGACAACAACTCAGCTCGGCGGATGGCGGAGGAGCACGTGTATGTctctcttgttctcatgctcatacataTGGGGAAACAatctcccttataaggaggtccaactcctaccaaactagcaatgtgggactaaactttagtcccacctcttgccttgcacgaatgggctaagtgggcctctaggatttataaGAAATTTTTGAAAATGCTATTGGGCTAGCCCAAAACTAGACTAAATTCCAACAACTATTGGGTATTACTTCTAACATGGAACCGAAGGCAAAGTGTCATTCGCAGCAAACATAGTATTTCTCTAGAAATAATTTATTATGAAACAGATGAGTGGGAGAACAATACAACTTAACGAGATTAGTGAATCTTCAGCACCAGACCAAATGATAGAGGTGCTAGAAATTGTTCCGGAACCCACTCCTACGACTGAACCAGAAGCATCTACATGTGATGAAGATACTTCGCCCTTTGGTCAAGTGTGTAGCTGAACCACGCAGGACATGAAAAATTCATGATTTACCGCGGGTATGTGGACGGAATTTTCATGGTAGATCAAGATGAACATGTGGAAAATGTCTTGATGCCATGTAACCTCAGATAACATCCATGTACGAGAATCAAGTTTGGAACTTGGTAGTCAATCTGGATGGCACTAGACCTATTGAATGTAACTGGATATATAAGAAAAAGACAGACGCCGATGAAAATGTTTACATCTACAAATCTCAACCTGTTGCAGAAGGTTTTCGACAAATTCAAGGACTTAACTACGGCAAGATGTACTCGCCCGTAGCGATGCGTAAGTCTGTTCGGATTTTACTTACATGTGAGGGATACCTTCTCAACTTGTTCAATTGGTGCTTCGCCTTGTCAGCTCTGAGCTTTCGACGACCACAATGTTGTCCCTTGGTCTAGCTAGAGGTTGGGGTCCACATCACAACCGAACTTTTTTCCATTGATCTATCAAATCTTTAGGCCGAATAGCGGCAAAGTTCTTTCCTCCTTACCTTGATGCCAAAAGGGTGGCAATGTTGCTTCTAGATGGAGTATGCGGTGCAACTGCAAAGGTCGTCGAACCAAGTGGTCCATCGCCGGCACCGGCACCCGTGATGATTGGATCCACCATGGACATTTTGGACCTGATTAcgtttttccttttcttttccgGGTCCATTTCATAAGATCCATGGACATCTTTGTAGTTTTCAGTTTCTTTGGGCCCTGTTTATAAGATGTACGGCCCTCCGTTTTGACAAAATGCAATACCAGTCCTTCTGGCCTCTTCAGCTGTTCAAAAAAAAAAAGTGAGATGGTAAACCCCGTAGTCATATAACAAAAAAAAAAAGAAATGGAAAACAGAAACCATGTGGCCATCGCTGATACAGATCGAGAAGCCATCCCAATGCTGTGTTCATACGGAATCTTAACTACCGTACTTACCACTCTGGATCTCACCGCTAGCTTATCACTCTCTGTCGGTCGAAAGATCACCAATTTTAAACCCTAGTCATTCTGTCAGCTTCAGAGTTGCAGTTAATCTGGGCGCCAATTGGCCATGTTATCACCATCTAGATCCCCTTGCTTCACGGGCCCTACATGTTGTTGCTAGATAAACTAACCGCAACGACGCAGCACAAATGCAAAGTCCTCAGTAATCAATTGGTGGATGGATCCAGTACTACTAGTCTACTACTAATACATGATTGACCTGCAGGAGGGTTAGACTTAGTGTACATACAAGTCTCAATCTAACTGAAATAATTGTCCGTCCGGAATGTACACTAGTGCGTAGCATACCTAGTGGGAATGTACCCATTGTAGGCTAAGCTAGCCTACTGTTAGTTTAGCCAAGTAAAATCACATATCAGAACATGGCACTATACCCTGACAACAGTAGACTGCACATAGGCTCATGTGGCGAGATCTTGCCTTGTGTGATGTTAATGTGAGCAGCTTCTCGGGATGTCAAGCGGTGGTGCAAAAACATATTAATTTTGAGATGTGCAAATTTCACATCGGTGAGGTATAAGTGATACGTCGGTGAGATGTGCAAAAACATGTTAATTTTGATATGTGCATGAAAAAAAATTCTAGTGGCATAATTAAAGCTTCAGCACAATTGTCTAACCTTGACGGTGATACGCCAGTGGTGGCGGTGCCAATTTCGACGAAAGTCGGTGGAGAAATCCAGGTTGAGATCCATTCGGAAGGAGATTTACAACTGGAGCTGATTTTCATTAGATTAGGACATTCAAGCATCTCGTTATATCCTCCTATAGCTGCAATAGAATTGCACGTATTGTACTTTTCTGAAATTTGGTCAGACTCTTTGTTTCCACCATCTTGTTCTGGTTGAATTTTTCAGCGCAAATGATTCTCTCACATGCACGGCGGTGTGGATCTCAGTTAGGGCACATGCACGCTGACAGTGCAGGAATTTGTCGAGACGTAGTTAAACTTCTTGGAGCATCAAGAACATGGTGAACACGTCAGGAATGTATATCTTACTAGTTTGAAAAACTTGATGTGCCAAAAGTCAAATAAGGAACGATGGAGGGCGGCTAAGTTAACCCGCGAGTACCCAACTGCAACTGTACCAGTTAGAGGATATGCATGCTCATCATCATACTATAAAGCCCAGGGTGCAGTAGGTACACAGTACACAAGGCACAGCATATTACAAGACTTGCTCGGCCCAAGCAGTACTATCTCCCTCTCTGTCTGTCATCTTCAACAATCCAATGGAGAAACAGACAGCAGTAGCACTAGTGCTGCTCAGCGTGCTCTGTGGAATAGCCTCTCATGGGGTCGACGCCCAGTATTACTGGACGACCGCCACGGCGACGTTCtacggcggcggcgacggctccGGCACCATGGGTCAGTCAGtttcccactcacttctttactctctctctctctctctctctctctctctctctctgcaaTTGTAAATAGTGGAGTAGATTTGTACGTAGTGTACCGTGTACGTGTGATCTATTCTAGTCATCCAAAGGAAAAGTGTCAGCTAGCTCTTGGTTGATGTGGATCTGATGATGTTTCTATCGTATGTAACGTATGCAGGAGGCGCGTGTGGGTACGGCAACCTGTACAGCTCCGGGTACGGGATCAACAACGCGGCGCTGAGCACGGCGCTGTTCAACGACGGCGCCATGTGCGGCGCGTGCTACACCATCTACTGCGACACCGGCAGGAGCAGGATGTGCAAGCCGGGCACCCAGATCACCGTCTCCGCCACCAACTTCTGCCCGCCCAACTGGGCGCTCCCCAGCGACAACGGCGGCTGGTGCAACCCGCCGCGGGTGCACTTCGACATGTCGCAGCCCGCCTGGACCAGCATCGCCATCTACGAGGCCGGCATCGTCCCCGTCGTGTACAGGAGGATCTCCTGCCAGAAGCGCGACGGCATCCGCTTCGGCATCTCCGGGAGGGACTACTTCGAGCTGGTGGTGGTCACCAACGTCGGCGGCAGCGGGGTCGTGTCCCAGATGTGGATCAAGGGCTCCAACACCAACTGGCTCGCCATGAGCCGCAACTGGGGCGCCAACTGGCAGAGCAACGCCTTCCTCAACGGCCAGAGGCTCTCCTTCAGGGTCAGGCTCGACGACGGCCGCGAGGCCACCGCCAGCGACGTCGCACCCTCCAACTGGTGGTTCGGGGCCACCTACAATTCCTGGGTCAACTTCTACTAGCGTCTAGCGGATCATCGTCAAACCGATCCATCGACGCCACTGCTTAATCGTCTATCATTAGTATATATAGCAAGTATTAAATCAAAGGGTAGGGCGCCCTCTGTTGCGTTCGCTATAGTTGTGTTTGGCAGCCGCACATTCGTCCGTGTTTTACTTTTAGATTAGAGGCACTCTTTCTTGCACCTACACATAATAATTAACCTGAAGCTAATTCACAAATAATCAGGCAAGCACACAATGCGCACCTAATAAGAATTGTAAAAGAAAAACTGTACGGAATGAAGACGGCATAGCGGGGGCGGATTTGCAGCACGCAGGGGCGGGGTCACGCAGCCCATTTTTTTCTTTCGGTTTGCTGTTTTCAGTCTTTTAAGTATATGTTTTGAATCAAAGGTCCAAATTAAGTTTCCTTTGCATATTTGTGATTCTTGTGATGAGGGCTTTTGAATGAGATCTATTTCGAATCGTTAAGTTTCAACTGCTGAAACTTGGTATGACAAAAATCAAAGTCTCAGGAACCAACACTTAAAACTTGTTGTGCCCTAATGCGGTATCCATCGAGTTTGTGAATCACGAGGCAATCGGGTGGCTGGCGCGGCTAGACAGGTGCATGCTCCTTCACCCGCGTGCCCCTGCGAGTTTCCGAGCATACTTCCAACTATAGCCAGGGCCATTTCACTAGTTATCTCAAACCGAGCTAAACTAATCTTGTCGTCACCCGGGAAAGCAACTCGAGGCAACCCTAGCGCAGCCCCACCTCCCTCGTTGAACCGCTGCCATTGGACATATGACGGGGTGGCGGCCGCTCCTACCCTAGAAGGTGGTAGGCGGAGCTTGAGGTGAACACGAACGCCATGGCGGTCAACGTCGATGAGCGTGCGACTTGCTTTTCGAGGAAGGGATGAGGTGGTTTCCTAGTATGCACAACATACAAACAGGGATTTTTGCACACAACAAGGTGCCAACGAGCCACCATCGTGTGGGCAGATGCGTGGGTGCCAGATCTGGTCGGTCCAGGCCTGTGCGGGTAGGGGGTGAGTGCAGTGACGAACTTCTCAACTATGTGTGTCGGTCGACGCGTGCTATCCTGCCCACGTCAGCTTAGCTTCAAATCCCAGATCTAGTTTTCAGCTCCCACCATGTTGTTGTGAGCTCCCATTTGGCGGCCCGTGCTCCTCGCCACCTCCAAGTCTAGTTGGGACTTCCCTTCTCACCAGATGAACGTTCGAAAAACCGCCAATAACCTCAGTAGGATGGCAAATGTGGACAGAAGTACCAGAAGGAAGTTTGCACAAGGGGGTTACCCAAATTCGCGCTCTCATGATGAGGTAACAACCTACGTCCTTCTTTGGATTTGGATTAATGGCTGACCACCTCGTGCGAGGGGGTTACAGTGGACAAAATGTATATAGCTACCGACTGTATGGTCTACGTTGTAAATGCCTATGACTACCCCTAGCCCCGCCTTATATAGGTGACAGGCCAGGGTTTACATCGGGTCTCAACTGATATCAACGTCGCTGC encodes:
- the LOC125554387 gene encoding expansin-A33-like, translating into MEKQTAVALVLLSVLCGIASHGVDAQYYWTTATATFYGGGDGSGTMGGACGYGNLYSSGYGINNAALSTALFNDGAMCGACYTIYCDTGRSRMCKPGTQITVSATNFCPPNWALPSDNGGWCNPPRVHFDMSQPAWTSIAIYEAGIVPVVYRRISCQKRDGIRFGISGRDYFELVVVTNVGGSGVVSQMWIKGSNTNWLAMSRNWGANWQSNAFLNGQRLSFRVRLDDGREATASDVAPSNWWFGATYNSWVNFY